Within Paralichthys olivaceus isolate ysfri-2021 chromosome 14, ASM2471397v2, whole genome shotgun sequence, the genomic segment gtacacacgcacacatatgcacacacacagtgagtgacTGACTCTCCAGATCTGGGGGTACATGCACAATTTAGGTACATTCGTCCAATTATTCCTTGAGTGTCACACACATAAAGACGAGCCACAGTTCCCTTTGCTGTGAATACTCGGGGATCACGGCTGCCACCACAGTGGGACGCTGGTCGAGATTGTCAAAGGCTTAGGCCTAATAAGGTGAGGTAACAGGAAATATAAATCCTCCTTTCATAGTGCAATTAAAAGATGAGATTATCATTTCAAgtcaaaagagagaaaacacacattagCGAAATGATCTAGGCCTTTTCctctttaaaataaatccagATTTCAGAAAGAAATGATTTTGGTAGTATTTCATCTATATCACAGAACAACGATTCAttcttttaaattaattctGTCTTTAGGAGAGTAGATCTCCAACTGAATAAATGCATGAAAATACCTTTAAAAAGATAATACCATATTTGAACAGAATTTGGAGATTATACAAAAATTGTagaaataaacagatttttttcaaggGCCCAAAAAGCATAAAGAAAAAGCATGAAAAGACTAAACCTAGAgtcataaataaatgttgaataaaaacagcttattgtctctttttttaaacacaaagttttgGTATATCTGAGTAACCTGTGGGTCTCTGCATCCCATtccaaaaacataaatattataGCTACCACACTGTATAGCCTACCCGTACATAAACTGATCCATAAAACTCAGATGGTATGGCAAATATACATATTACAGTGATCTATAAAAGATTCCATACGACAGTGTACTTAAATCACCTTAAATAAAGCTATTGCGTAGACATGATACAAAACATATATAAAGAACTAAGTTGTCAACACCACGTCCTTGTGGCTGCACAAATAATTACTGATCTACAAAGAGTTTGCACCAAGCTACTCATACTGGGAGAGAGACGAAggtaaatgttttaatcaccCTGAGAATGTGAACCTTCCAGGAAGAGTGAcaatgattcaaataaaataaaaaaaatcactcattaAGACCTTAAAAAAGAGGAGAGTGGCTATCAcagtttgttattgttttgttgtattgcaAAGTCATCCTTTTGTTCCAGTCTAGTTGTGTTTTTcatccagtgtgtgtgacaTTCAAGAGTTTTCACAGTTTGGCCTTTTCCACTCCATCAGGTGTCGCTGCCGATGGTCTATCCACATTTCCTGACTTGCAAACACCCTGCCGCAAAACCAGCAGCGGAACTTTGTCACGGCGTCCCTGCTAGAAGAGACTGCGCCCACTACTTCATACTTTTTTCTGCTCAACCTGCGAAGTTTTAACTTCAAAAGAAACCTCTCCTGTACGGAGTTTTTCGTGAGTCCTGCAGAGTCCGGCTGGACCCTTTGGGGGTCGTACGTCTGAGGGGCCTCACTGTTCATGGCTGACAGAGCGCTCAGAGTCCTGCGGGACAACACCACTTTCTGCACCTCTCCTTTGTACCTGTTAACCACCTCCATGATCCTGGCCACCTCAGGGATGTCGGCATCTGGGTGATTGAGCACCACAACAGGCTGGTCTCCCGCCGGACGCTTCACCAACTGAGTTGGATTTATGGCTACTAACTTCAGGGTCCTCTCCTGTTTTTTTGGGGCCGGCTGCCACCGGTGCCCAGAGGCTGATGAGGGCTCCTGTTGGATGGCTTTCCCCACAGGCAAGTGGGTGCTGCCCAGCAGATCTGGGCAGGAGTCTGCAGGcacctctctgcctctcatccCCTCAGCACTATGGTTACTCTGCTCTGAAGACAGAGCAAGGCTCGAGTCTTCCAGGTTTACCTCACCTGGAAGGAAAAAGGGTGAAAATACTTattaaaaaatgctttaaaaaaacaaacttgctCGTAttcttgaatttaaaatatatacttAATGTTAAAAAGCCTACAGGTGTTAATCTTTAACCACTATGTCTGAGCAGAAGCTATAATTTGCCATCTTACCCTGTGGTGTAATAGCTGGTTGGGAAACAGGGGAAGACTTGGTGTAACTGCCTTGAGTCTCTCCATCAGCTGCTGAACTCGTCTTATCGTCTGACTCATGGCGGTCCACGCTACTGCCTGATGTTTGGGGCGGTGAGTTCTTGGGGCACATCTCTACCTCAGTCTCTGTCACAGCTCCTGACTTACCAGCTGAACTTGTTTCAGAGAAATGCATCATATCTGCATCATCTTGCATTTCTTGATGGATCGACAACAAGCTTACGAGCATGCTGGGCTCATTAACGTCCATATTTATAGATCCCACTGGCTGTGCAGCACAACTGGGGCTCAGTTCTTCTCCTGGCTTTGATTGTGGATCTGAAGTGACAGCTTCAGCTGGCTCACGCAGATCAGTCTTGGAAGCTCTGGTCCATTTCTTCTCTGTTAGAACCTGTGCTGTCTTCTCTGTTGTTATTTGAGGAGTTGGCAGCCCATGATCGTCACCTCCTGATGGAGACAAAGAGCTTTGTGAAACCCACTGCTTCTCCTTCACGGGATTCTTCTTCAGCACTATTTTCAAGGGCAGTCCTGAGGATCTTTTATCCACTTTTATAGACTTTCGTTTCCGTCTTCGATATCGCCTCTTATTTTTTGGTAGGACTTTACGGATGGACGTCGGCTCTGCGCTCTCATTCGTCAACTTCAGCTCACTGGAGATATTAATCACATCCTCATGCATAggctcctgctgttttctcccaTGTTCCTCCATTTCCTGATCAGTCTTTAATTCCtgattctctctgttttcctgcaTTTGCGTGCACTCGGATGCCTCGCTCTGGCCTGACACTGAGACGTCATTGTGGAGTTTGCTTTCAGTCTGTGGACAAGGAAAACaatcattcaaatttgactGGCATCCATTTTGGTCCACTGCACACCGAGCATCATCAGCAGCACTGTCAGGGAAAACAGTCTCTTTATCTGATGTCGACATCCTTCGCATCCTTTTGGCATAAGCGGCGCCGTTCTGTGCCACAGTTATCTTATTCTTGACCGTGAGGACAGTAAGGTCAGACGAGTTTGACACGATGCCATTCTCTGACTTCGGATGAAGAGTCACAGCTTGAGGGACATTCGACAAAACGGTTTTCAGAGCCTTGGTCCATTTCTGGTCACCAGTTTCCCTGGCGACAGATTTCATCAAAAACTGCTGAGTCTCTTCTAGTGTTGTTTGTGGATCTGAAAGGTGGCAGTATTTATCCAGGAACTCTCTCCCTGGCAGGGACAGACAGTCCTGGGTCAGCCAACACATTTCCTTAACTGCACTTCTTGTTAATCTAGGCTTCATTTTTGGGATTGGGTCTTTTGGTTTGATTGCTATGGAATGAACCTCCACctttttcctccccctctggTTACCATTCTGGCGAACATGGACAGCTTTAATGTGCTTAGTAATCAGCCATTTCTGAGACGTCTCATAGTCACAGTGTTGACAACGTAAAGTTGGTTTAGGCCCAAACTGATTATTGTCCTTTGTGCGCAGAGATATATCATTGTTCAGTCCTTCTAGGCCCAAATTATGTGCATATACATGTTCTAAAAATACTCTAACGTCACCTGTGGAGAATCTCTGACACGTCTCACATGAATATTTGCCATTCTGGCAGTGACACAGAGTCAAGTGTGCACTGAATTCAGGCCATGTGCGCTGAACATCGTCATTACAAATGCTGCAACAAGAAAAAGTGTCCTTGTGGCTTAATAGATGAATCTGTAGGTAGGAGAACTCGTGTGTTTTAAAAGTACACGTATGACAGGCAAAGACTGGCGGgctccctctgtgtttgtcctCAAAGTGTCCCACCAAGTCTTTTGGAACATATTCCAAGTTGTCGCTGCATTGAGAGCATGTGAACCTCAGTGTATTGTCACTGTCGTTTGTCCTCTGCTGTGCTTCCTGGGAGGTCTTCTTTGATGAAGGCCACACTTTGCTTTGCTCCCACTCTTCTGCTGTCTTCTTTGGTCCACACTTATCTTTACTTTGCATAGTTTGGGGCTGAACAGCGGTCTTCCTGAGGTGGAGCCTTCTGCGCCTGTTTCTGCCCCTCTTCTTGAAACGCTGTTTCTTATCTCCTGCGGAGGTAGCTGCGGAAATATCCATCGGATCCATGGGTTTTCAGCTTTCTGAAagtgcagaaaaacacaaagaagcaaCTAAGAAATAATGCAGCCCCAAGACAAAGGCAACAAATCAACAAGTgcttgtttctttcatttttgttgtgACATTTTTTCAAAAGACCATGTCTGTCTGTTCTTTAAACATGTTGCATCCCATCAAAGTTGGTTTCAATCAAGCACTCTGGAGATAAATATTACTAAAACCAACGAAATGATCATATACAGTAAACACTACATTCCAGACTCATGTCACCCCTTTAAAATCATAGGGAACCCCATTGAAAAGGTTGTGATGTTTAAAGATACTTAGGAAATTATATAATTAGGCATCAGCTACCCTGAAAAGATCAAAAACAGCCTTTCGGCCAAAGATCCGGCGTCAGTGTGGAGAGGCCTGCAGAACATCACAAACCACAGGAGACCATCCCCCAACACTGCAGTGAACCATCACCTGGCTGACGAGCtgaatgtgttttactgcagattCGACACATTCACACCTCTCCCCCCCTCAGACATTAAAGACCCATCTACACCCCTTTTGCCACCTCTCCCCTCTGACCCCCCACCAGCACTCAAGATCTGTGAAGAGGATGTTTGTCAGCTTTTCCACAGACAGAAGATCAGGAAGGCACCCGGCCCAGACGGTGTGTCACCCTCCTGTCTGAAGGTCTGTGCTGACCAGCTGGCCCCCATCTTCACCCAGATCTTCAACAGATCCCTGGAGCTGTGCGAGGTCCCCTCATGCTTCAAACTCTCCACAATAATCTCGGTCCCCAAGAAACCCACCATCACAGGCCTGAATGACTACAGGCCTGTCGCCCTCACGTCTGTAGTCATGAAGTCCTTCGAGAGACTGGTATTGTCGCACCTGAAGGACATCACAGACCCCCTgctggaccccctgcagtttcCCTACCGGGCAAACAGGTCAGCGGATGATGCCGTCAACATGGGACTGCACTACATCCTGCAACCCCTCAACTCTGCAGGGACTTACTTCaagatcctgtttgtggacttcagttcggcattcaacaccatcgttCTAGACATCCTCCACACCAAGCTCACCCAGCTCACTgtgccctcctccacctgtcagTGGATTACAAACTTCCttactgacaggaagcagcaggtgaAGCTGGGGAGCATCACATCCAGCACCCGGACTATCAGCACTGGCGCCCCCCCAGGGGTGTGTGCTCTCCCCACTGCTCTTCTCCCTTTACACCAACGACTGCACCTCTAAAGACCCGTCTGTTACACTCCTGAAATTTGCAGATGACACAACAATCATCGGCCTCATCCAGGACGGTGATGAATCTGCTTACAGACGGGAGGTTGAACGGCTGGTCTGCTGGTGTGGTCAGAACAATGTGGAGCTGAATACGCTCAAAACTGTGGAGATGACAGTGGACTTTAGGAGAAGCCCCCCCCACTCTGCCgcccatcaccatcaccatcaacaCTGTGACTGCAGTTGAAGAAACCTTTAAATTTCTGGGCTCCACAATCTCCCGGGACCTGAAGTGGGAGTCCAACACAGTCACCATCATCAAAAAGGCCCAGCAAAGGTTGTACTTCCTGCGCCAGCTCAGGAAGCTCAACCTGCCTAAGGAGCTGCTGACACAATTCTACTCTGCCATCATtcagtctgttctctgctcttCAATCACTGTTTGGTCAGCcaccaaaaaggaaaagaacagaCTGCGACGGACAATAAGGTCTGCAGAGAAAATTATTGGTGTCAGCCTGCCCtccatctgtttctgttttgcaccaaaacagaaacatttccttgTCTATACACCAGATAttgatgtatatatatttgtacttattttttacctatttagcttttttacatgtacatagcttttgttttcgtctttgttcttgtttatgtctatgtttgtttgtctgtttgtactAAGAGAGCTAAGTAAAACCGGAGTCAAATTcctcgtgtgtgttcacatagctggcaataaaagtgattctgattctaaTTTTATAGATAACAcagaatatgtttttaaaatggctCTGCAGAAATTATACCTACTCCGAAAGCTCAGTGACTTCAAGGTGAGCCAGAACACAATCTGGTGGGAAGCATCTTTTAATATAGTCGCTTGGTATTGACAGTAGTTGAATGTTAAATGCAAAGGGAAATACCATGGGTGAATAATATGGTGAGAAAAATCTGATGGAAACCAAAGATAGCAGCTAAGCAATGAGTAGAAGCTGAATTACACAAAAGTTCACAATGCAGGTTTTGTTGTCTGAGCTCTGTACTGATATAGTTTCCCTGCTTACAGGCAAAATAAACATCACCGCACATGCCAAACTAACAATACACTTAACTCTGGTCACAGCACACCCTCTACATGGCTCTGGCAGATCATAACAGTAGGTACCTTAAACTCGAGTCGACATGAAAACCTAATAAGTAAAACTAAAGGGTTCAAAGTGTGAAAGGATTCCAACACAGGGACGTACAGCAAATAATTCAGTTTAAAGGTAGGAACACAACAAACTCAATGCACATGGAGATGCATGAGATACATAGGAAAGACAAGGGATGCTCCTTGTCTGACTGTTGCGTGAACAAGGTGTTAAGCACATCAGCCCGC encodes:
- the LOC109635560 gene encoding uncharacterized protein; this translates as MDPMDISAATSAGDKKQRFKKRGRNRRRRLHLRKTAVQPQTMQSKDKCGPKKTAEEWEQSKVWPSSKKTSQEAQQRTNDSDNTLRFTCSQCSDNLEYVPKDLVGHFEDKHRGSPPVFACHTCTFKTHEFSYLQIHLLSHKDTFSCCSICNDDVQRTWPEFSAHLTLCHCQNGKYSCETCQRFSTGDVRVFLEHVYAHNLGLEGLNNDISLRTKDNNQFGPKPTLRCQHCDYETSQKWLITKHIKAVHVRQNGNQRGRKKVEVHSIAIKPKDPIPKMKPRLTRSAVKEMCWLTQDCLSLPGREFLDKYCHLSDPQTTLEETQQFLMKSVARETGDQKWTKALKTVLSNVPQAVTLHPKSENGIVSNSSDLTVLTVKNKITVAQNGAAYAKRMRRMSTSDKETVFPDSAADDARCAVDQNGCQSNLNDCFPCPQTESKLHNDVSVSGQSEASECTQMQENRENQELKTDQEMEEHGRKQQEPMHEDVINISSELKLTNESAEPTSIRKVLPKNKRRYRRRKRKSIKVDKRSSGLPLKIVLKKNPVKEKQWVSQSSLSPSGGDDHGLPTPQITTEKTAQVLTEKKWTRASKTDLREPAEAVTSDPQSKPGEELSPSCAAQPVGSINMDVNEPSMLVSLLSIHQEMQDDADMMHFSETSSAGKSGAVTETEVEMCPKNSPPQTSGSSVDRHESDDKTSSAADGETQGSYTKSSPVSQPAITPQGEVNLEDSSLALSSEQSNHSAEGMRGREVPADSCPDLLGSTHLPVGKAIQQEPSSASGHRWQPAPKKQERTLKLVAINPTQLVKRPAGDQPVVVLNHPDADIPEVARIMEVVNRYKGEVQKVVLSRRTLSALSAMNSEAPQTYDPQRVQPDSAGLTKNSVQERFLLKLKLRRLSRKKYEVVGAVSSSRDAVTKFRCWFCGRVFASQEMWIDHRQRHLMEWKRPNCENS